GCAACCCGGTCGGTCTCAACAGGTACACCGTGGGGAGCAGGATGAGGTTGTGGATGTAATAAATCCCGTATGAATTTTCCCCGAATCGCCGCCACCAGTACCCGCCCTGATTGACATATCTCTGGAAGAGGGCGAGCAAGGCGAAAAATGTGGTCATGGAGAAGGCATTTTGAAGGAGGCCCCATCCGAGTTTGACGATCAGTTCCGTGGGCGCCGGGTGGGCGATGCGATAGGCGAGATAGGCGATGGCTGTGATCACAGCGGCCAAGCTCCAGCCAAGCGGTCTGGGTCGATATCCGAACGCGGTAAACCAGCCGCAACGCCAACTGTATATCCCCAGCGCAAAATAAGCGGCATAAATGCCGATCCGGGCCGGTTGAATGACAAAGAGATAACTGATGTGCTCCCAGGCATCGGCGGAGTAAAAGAGATTGCCGGCGAGAAAAGCGCCGGTCGTTATGATGAGAAAAGCCGGAAACAACCATCGGGACGGCTGCGTGGCCCTTGCCTCTTTTTGAAATACCCGAGGGATCAACCCGTTGACCAGCGTAAATGCCAGGAAGAAAAGGGTGAGGACACCGAGAAACCAGTAATGGGCTTGTTGAAAGTATGGCCCCCAAAAATCACCGAACCAAAATCCGATGTAATTCGGCGGCGTATCCGTTCGACTGAAGATGATCATGTAGGCGATCAGCGGCGCCAAGCATAACGATCCCAGCACCCAAGGAAGAAGGATTCGCCATCCTTTATCGATCCAGAAGGCGCCCGTTCCCTTCTTCCTCAATGTGGGCGTCGCAAAATATCCGGCGGCGAAAAACATGGTGGGCATGATGAAAATATCAATCAGCAGCACATTGATGTCAAAGACAAAACTGCGCTGTGGATCGACGACATACCACCATTGCGGCGCATAGACCATATAGCACAGGGACGCATGCAGCACGATGACGAGGAAAATGGTGAATACACGCAGGTTGTCGATGAAGTACAAACGCTCCGATGAGTTCTGCAAGGTCGATCACTCTCTTTCCCTATGTTGCTGGAATGATGGGTAGGGTGTTGTCGACGGTTGCCCCTTCGCATTCATTCCGAATGTGTTAATTCGCACAATCCCAATATAGTGTTCGAGAGAGTTTCTCGTCAAGAGCATTACTGGTACTTTCTCTTTTACTTTTTCAAAACAAAGATCGCCTCCCTACGCGGCCTCACCCTCTGTGATTCGGGGGAGCGCCGCATAACGAGGCGATCTTTGATGCCGTCTGACCGGTGTGTCATTTTCTTGATCCAAGTAAGCCCTTTGAGAACACTAATAAGGAGACGTTAACGTCGCCAGCAATACTGCGGCTTTGGGGAAATCACCGCTTTTAAGCAAACGATAGACTTCGCTGAGGTTTGGGAAATTCGAAAAAAAATCCTCATTTCTCGGAATGCGTTCGATTTCCTTCATTGATGGCATCGCATCAATTTCGCAGGTCTGCCATGCCGTCTGCAACGCGTTGATGATTACATTTGAATTTTGGAATTCCGGTTTCGCTGGATCCGGAAGCAAGTTGATAACCCCTTGAATCAGCTCTTTGTAGATTGTGCTGCCAGCCCCCGCAAGAGATTCATTCAACTTGAGCAAAGCCACTTGCCCCGCATCGGCCGGATTGGGAAGACTTTTTATTTGTTCAATGATGTTCTCAATTCGTATTCTCAATGTGTTGAGCCGTTGATTTTCTTCTGCCGACCCCGCCCATAAATTCCCTGGGGAGCTATTCAGCTTTGTTAATATCAACATGGATTGTTCGATGATGAATTTATCCGCGTCTGTCTGTGCCGATAGGGGTGTTCCCGTACCATTGGCGATTTTTTTCAATTCATTCACCACACCCGAAAAATCACCATTTGTCACCGCAGAGACGAGCCCATTTAGGTAGCTTTCGAAGGCGTCTCGTATCATGTGATAGGGGATGATGTGTCGGATATTTTCCTGGCCTTTGATGGTTTTTATCGCTTTCATGATGTATTCCGACCATGCCGGTCTCCCTGTGAAACCCCATCCCAAATCGGAACTGTTTGGTTCTACGCCGAGACCGCCCTTGCCTTTCACACTGAAAGAAGAGGTAGGGATAAACTCTCTAATTTCCTCCACGCCAAAACCGTGCCTGCCTGTCGTTGACCCGTGAATGACCAGGTAGTAACTTTTGTCGGGATCTGCAAAAGCATCTCGCAAATCCTTTTCCAAAACCATGTTTTTGCCATCTCTAATAATATCTTCAAGCCTGCTCTGTTGCATCGGTTCTTTTGCTCTTTCATATTCATAGAGGATGCCTTGCGCCACATCGCCTCTCCCGAGACTGTTTTTCGCTGGGATGTCCCTGGTTTGACCTCCTTCATGCATGGCCTTGGCCCCCATGACATCGGCCTCATTCTCCAAGGCCTCATTATCATTCACAGGCACATCCTTCATCTGCCGAGTCGGCTGGACCCGTCCTTGCGCCTGCTGGGCCACATGCCACGCCTCATGGGGCAGATGCTTCTCTTGCCCCGGACCCAGATGGATCTCCGTTCCCTGCGCATAGGCCAAGGCCCCCAACTGTGCCGGTTTGTCCGAATCATAATGGACCCTTACATCGTCCATGCTGATCCCGCTTAAGGATTCCACACCTGCCTTCAGTGGATCAGGCAAGCCCGTATGGTTAGGTATCGCTTCCCCTTCTTTTTTCTGTGTCACTTCACCGAACTTCCCTTGCGCCG
Above is a genomic segment from Heliomicrobium gestii containing:
- a CDS encoding eCIS core domain-containing protein produces the protein MSEFERSKKSTEATSSGKSSKSGQASKQVAQTQQEHLNGISQLAPVTPNQVTPYQVTQQQILQLQRTIGNRAVYQLLTQRPVQAVQDSPEEQEETAQGKFGEVTQKKEGEAIPNHTGLPDPLKAGVESLSGISMDDVRVHYDSDKPAQLGALAYAQGTEIHLGPGQEKHLPHEAWHVAQQAQGRVQPTRQMKDVPVNDNEALENEADVMGAKAMHEGGQTRDIPAKNSLGRGDVAQGILYEYERAKEPMQQSRLEDIIRDGKNMVLEKDLRDAFADPDKSYYLVIHGSTTGRHGFGVEEIREFIPTSSFSVKGKGGLGVEPNSSDLGWGFTGRPAWSEYIMKAIKTIKGQENIRHIIPYHMIRDAFESYLNGLVSAVTNGDFSGVVNELKKIANGTGTPLSAQTDADKFIIEQSMLILTKLNSSPGNLWAGSAEENQRLNTLRIRIENIIEQIKSLPNPADAGQVALLKLNESLAGAGSTIYKELIQGVINLLPDPAKPEFQNSNVIINALQTAWQTCEIDAMPSMKEIERIPRNEDFFSNFPNLSEVYRLLKSGDFPKAAVLLATLTSPY
- a CDS encoding acyltransferase family protein, which produces MQNSSERLYFIDNLRVFTIFLVIVLHASLCYMVYAPQWWYVVDPQRSFVFDINVLLIDIFIMPTMFFAAGYFATPTLRKKGTGAFWIDKGWRILLPWVLGSLCLAPLIAYMIIFSRTDTPPNYIGFWFGDFWGPYFQQAHYWFLGVLTLFFLAFTLVNGLIPRVFQKEARATQPSRWLFPAFLIITTGAFLAGNLFYSADAWEHISYLFVIQPARIGIYAAYFALGIYSWRCGWFTAFGYRPRPLGWSLAAVITAIAYLAYRIAHPAPTELIVKLGWGLLQNAFSMTTFFALLALFQRYVNQGGYWWRRFGENSYGIYYIHNLILLPTVYLLRPTGLPVLLKFVIVVLFTMLFAFVFLEYIVKVPLRWRKGTIKSPGYPSNQKSD